The genome window atttttcgatatttattgcaatttttgTATAAATAATGAAAGGGATTTGAGGGAGACATTGCTAATGGACAAAGTAAAAATGGCCAATTACTGCGAGAAGTAATTGTCGATTCATGAATAGCATTCCATCTTagattagaaattttattgattgattcaCGGATAGTGTAACCTGACAATATTCAAATAGCGCATGAGAAATCGAGCTCAAACATTCAGCATTAAATTGGACACGTACATCCATTACGCTATttattaagtttttttttcattttattccctGAGAACTGTGTAACGATAATCAGGCGACTTGATATTTTAGAAGTTTTTGAATCGTACCAAACAGCAGAGACTCGcttttaataacaattaataCTGTTTTTATTTTGGTTATCATTCGATTTATTGATTTactgatttttattgtttctaATTGCGACTGGTTGTGGGATCTGATACAATTTTATACACTGTTTTTTTATATGTAAAATGTACAAGTACGTTGTAATATTCtttatcataattattattattatgaaatatgcaataaataaataaataaatactgttTAGTCCATCAAGATAGTAATGTTGGAATAAATATTACAAATAGGGGAGACTAGGGCTAAATATTAGTGTCAAATTTTTGCAACAATTAGAACCCTCGACATTGATTCATCACCGTTGAAAACTTTCCTTCCGATTATTTTCCTCCTTTTTTTGACATGACACTTGTAGCTGCTGGAAATAATTGCTGTTCTTCAAATGCGTCATTCTGTGTCACAGAATAATTCGGTCAGTAGTCGAAATCTTTTCTTTCGCGTCGGTACATTGTAAAGAAGAGTGATACGCACACAAGAATAAATATGCGGATAATATTTTTCgcaattatttaaacatttattgGTTTTTTAAGAAGGGCTCAGGAATCACAAGTGTAATAAATCCAATTTAGCTCATTTATCGCAAGAGTCTAGTTACGTTAcgttttcatttaaaatcctgatgaaataaacaatatatattaaaaataatactaataacAGGCGATAATTTATTGGTGAAAAAAGCAAGTGAATTTTCTGTCATCATTTCCTGAAAAATGTCTGTTAGAAAGCTCCTGGTATTAACATGGACGTGGTTCCtcatttttgggggaaaatcaTCAATGAGTGAGTGGATAGATGTACCAGAATTCTCAGATGAATCAAAGGTTTATAGAGTGGCCTTCAATAAatatgagagaaataaaattgctgAGCGTCACTCGAACAGCCACAAGCATATTTTCCACACCGCTGATTTTCATCATATGGGGAAGGTAAAGGGAACAACAGACAACCCCTTTTTAACATTTCCAACAACCCCGTTGAAGGATGAAAGGAGGATTTTTGTTCCTCAAGTAATCACCTACGTGAAGAATGAGTCTATGtcgatttttaataaaatacctGAAGCCGATAGTAATAAAGATGCTGATGACGACGATGGAGTAGTGAGTGAAGAACAGGAGGATGATGAAGAAACGGTAACCGAAAATCCAACTACTTCGAATCAGACAACTTCCGAACTACCCGAATCAACGATTAATAACGGAGGAGAGTTCTCGCTTGATTATCTACCTGTGGCTTTGTTCAAACAAGTTCATCGGATGCTTTTGCAAAATAAACAGACGAGTATCCcgggaaaaatcgattttttgagaaaatttaaacACACACTGTTGAATGAGATAGGTGGGATAATTttcgataataattttatttttgttaatgtTAAATAGAGCTTCCCCAGTTGTCGGATGAAGGAAAAATGATAAgggtagaaatttttttttactctgctGTAAATGTTTGCATGCTGTCGTCAACGGCAAGATGATCGATCTAGTACCATCTAGGCGAAACCGACACCAGCCTAATAGTCTTATTTACCTGCTAAATTACAGATTGCTATTGTACAGTGTAAATGAAAGATTTCTTGCTTCAGAATCAAGACTCACTGCTCTGGTAAGTCCCACCGCACCCACTAGGGTAAAAAGAGGCTCCGGGTGGGACGATGATCAGCTCGGCTTTCCTTCAGTAGAAGGCGCGTTACTCGCCATAGCTTTCCTGACATTTGCTGTTTATCTCGTGCAATTAGTGATGGTAAATGACAagtaaaatacaaaaaaacgtTCTATcctgatgaaaaatatacttttctatttctttggaaattcgTCTATCATGAGTATTACTACCTCTTCGCCCAATTTCCAGATGTTATTCAGAACTATGGCAAATACTGCGACTACGAATACAGTCTTGGTCAATAGAAATAAACGATCAGCCACCATCTCCGAAGAGACACTAAGGATCCTCCAGTACCTTGAAGAATTCACAATGAAAGAAAAGAAATCCATTAAACAATGATGTACACTGACGTTAATAAACCTTGACCGAGtacttttattttaatttctcccATGTGTtgaatgatgataaaaaaatcgtaaacatTGTCAATTACCATTGACAAATCACGTAATTATTCCacctaaaattttcaatctatTGTCATGGATATGTCATGGACTTGTCATGGATATAATATTTCTGCTTATTCCTACAATTGGACAGATGTTATTCAGACATCCGGCAAACACTATGACAAGTACAGCATtggccaataaaaataaacaatcaacCGTTATCACTAAAGTAAGGAAAATCTGTACCTTAATTAACCTCTTTTATTCTAACTTCTTTCGATATTACTCTCACgtctatttttaaaaaatacattgtaataataataataatatccaGTCAACTGGAAAGTCTGTACTTTCACTCTGCCTGAAACTTCAGAAGAGAATTCAATTCCCTCTCACAAATACGAACTCGTCGATCGAAATTTCTTTTATCGCTGCTGTATTTCCGTGAGATTCTCTCTTCCCATAATACGTGGCGGCTTGTCTACCCTTAATTGCTTCCACGAAGATGGATTACAATCGCATTGACAGTATTTCAAAGTCACAACATCCTAACAATCATACAGGATCGATACAGTATGGAACTGCTGGTTTCAGAACAAggtaagaaaataatttgttgaaaACAAATCAGCGACTGAAGAAGATTTTTGTTGGTTAGAAAACCGCCTGTCAGAAAcgtcaatcaatattttttatgatattcATCTGGTGGATAGGTTCTGCAATTTTTACATTTGTGTTCTCCAAATTTATATACATATAGACCATACCACAGGGctatattacatttttttattccattaatgttattattattattatcatcattgTTCATCGTTGAGGCTTTTCtacgtttggggaattagaACGACACAAATGAGCTCTAAATTacctaaaaaattatgacgaTCGGTTTTTCAGTGCAGACGTCCTCGATCATGTTTTATACCGCATGGGTATCCTGACGGTACTGCGATCCAAACAGAAAAATGCAGCAATTGGTTTGATGATCACTGCGAGCCACAACGAAGAGCCTGATAATGGTGTTAAGCTCGTTGATCCCGCTGGCGAGATGTTGGAATCCTCTTGGGAGGAGATAGCCACTCATCTCGCAAATGTTCCGGATTCAGAGCTAATCATTACCCTGAAGAAAATTGTCAAAGAACAGCACATCAATGAAGATGCTCCTGCCAGTGTAATCATAGGTAGAGATACCAGAGAAAGTGGT of Diachasmimorpha longicaudata isolate KC_UGA_2023 chromosome 3, iyDiaLong2, whole genome shotgun sequence contains these proteins:
- the LOC135160033 gene encoding uncharacterized protein LOC135160033, translated to MSVRKLLVLTWTWFLIFGGKSSMSEWIDVPEFSDESKVYRVAFNKYERNKIAERHSNSHKHIFHTADFHHMGKVKGTTDNPFLTFPTTPLKDERRIFVPQVITYVKNESMSIFNKIPEADSNKDADDDDGVVSEEQEDDEETVTENPTTSNQTTSELPESTINNGGEFSLDYLPVALFKQVHRMLLQNKQTSIPGKIDFLRKFKHTLLNEIESRLTALVSPTAPTRVKRGSGWDDDQLGFPSVEGALLAIAFLTFAVYLVQLVMMLFRTMANTATTNTVLVNRNKRSATISEETLRILQYLEEFTMKEKKSIKQ